A stretch of DNA from Natrinema halophilum:
GCAGGCCTCGTAGGTCAGTACGCTGAGTTCGATGTCCTCGGGATCCTCGTCGTTCATCCCGGCTTCGCGACACCGAATGCACTCACACTCCCAGCCGTGTTCGTCCATCCGCTGTCGGGCCAGTTGTCGCAGATTCGACTTCCAGACGCCGGCATCGATGAAGTCCGCCGGAATGTCGCGCTGGACGCGCTGGAGACGGGTGTAGCGGGGAATCATCGACTTGATCTCGGCGATCAGGTCTGCGGCTTCCTCGTTCGAAAGCGGTTCGTACTCGTCTTTGTGCCACCAGTCGTAGGTCGCGGTGCCTCGCACGACGAGCGTCGGATAGATTTTCAGGTAATCCGGCTTCCACTGCTCGGTTTCGAAGAGCCGCCTGAAGTCCTCGAGACACATCTCCGTCGACATCCCGGGTTGGCCAGGCATCATGTGGAAGCCGACTTTGAACGCCGAATCGCGCAATCTGCGGTTCGCGTCGATCGACTCCTGAACTCCGTGGCCCCGATGCATGTCGCGGTTTATACGCTCGTACGTCGTCTGCACGCCGACTTCGACTTTCGTCCCGCCGAGATCGAGCATCCGATCGATCTGCTCCGGATCGCACCAGTCCGGCTTGGTCTCGAACGTCGTCCCGATGTTTCGGACGTCAGCTGTTTCGTTTTCTTCAATGACGTCCTCGAGGTAGCGCCACTCGTATTCCGACGGATCTTCGGCGAAGCTGACGCCCTCGGCCGGTTCGGGTTCTTTCTCGACGTCGTAGTCGTTCATCGCCTCGAGCGCCCGTTTGACGAACCATTCCTGATAGTCGTGGCTTCGGGCAGTCATCGTTCCGCCCATCAGGATCAGTTCGACCTTGTCGACGGGGTGGCCGATCTGGCGCAGTTGCTCGAGTCTGAGCGTTACCTGTCCGTAGGGGTCGTAGTCGTTCTGGACGCCGCGAGCCGCGGCCGGCTCCTCGCCCGTATAGCTTTGTGACGACGAAAACTCCGAGTCGGGGCCGCCGGGACAGTAGAGACACTTCCCATGGGGACATCGTTCTGGCGACGTCATGATCGCCACCGGCGAGACGCCAGAGGCCGTCCGAACGGGCTTTCGCTGGAGTACGACCTCGAGGGTTTCGCGGTGCTCTTCGGACGCATAATCCAATAACTCGGAGTTTTTCGGCACCTTCGGGGCGGAATGTTCCGAGCAGGCCTCGAGCTTGGCTTTTTCGACCTCGTCGCGCTCGATTTCGCCGGCGAGAATCCGGTCGACGAGCGTCTCACAGACCCGCTCGAACGCTTCGGTTTCGGTCGGTTCGGGCGTCTCGGTACTCACTGTGTTTGATTCGTCGCCGTTCGCGAATAAGCGTGTCGGACTCGCCGATGGCAAACTGCACGTCTCGCTCTTCTCTCGGTGAGAGCCGGACCGTCGCCGTCCGGTCCGTCGTCGTCACACTGATCGCGCCCGTCGTCGGTCCGACGAAGCCGAGATCCCTCCGTTCCTGCGATCCGAATGCCAACCGTTTAAGGGTGGTCTCGCCCTATCCCCGGCGTAGCGAATGTCTCCTGACCAGGCGGTGATTGTCGCCGCGGTCGCGCTCCCGTTTGCCGCT
This window harbors:
- a CDS encoding tRNA uridine(34) 5-carboxymethylaminomethyl modification radical SAM/GNAT enzyme Elp3 — its product is MSTETPEPTETEAFERVCETLVDRILAGEIERDEVEKAKLEACSEHSAPKVPKNSELLDYASEEHRETLEVVLQRKPVRTASGVSPVAIMTSPERCPHGKCLYCPGGPDSEFSSSQSYTGEEPAAARGVQNDYDPYGQVTLRLEQLRQIGHPVDKVELILMGGTMTARSHDYQEWFVKRALEAMNDYDVEKEPEPAEGVSFAEDPSEYEWRYLEDVIEENETADVRNIGTTFETKPDWCDPEQIDRMLDLGGTKVEVGVQTTYERINRDMHRGHGVQESIDANRRLRDSAFKVGFHMMPGQPGMSTEMCLEDFRRLFETEQWKPDYLKIYPTLVVRGTATYDWWHKDEYEPLSNEEAADLIAEIKSMIPRYTRLQRVQRDIPADFIDAGVWKSNLRQLARQRMDEHGWECECIRCREAGMNDEDPEDIELSVLTYEACGGTEHFISFEDFEKDLLVGFCRLRFPNEPVRPELENTALIRELHVYGSEVSVGSKPSGGVNNAGETSQGANEHTSTQHQHQGYGRRLMERAEAIATDAGYDKVSVISGIGAREYYRNKLGYHQDGPYVSKRL